A genomic segment from Rubrobacter tropicus encodes:
- a CDS encoding ABC transporter permease encodes MGTVVAALPTLGLVAVAVALSYYEKLGLEGDIGVAVVRSFVQLAAIGYAIDYVFGLKSLAAVSLLLAGMVLFAAQTSARRARDVPRAFLVVALAVGVAAVATLGLLLALGIVPASARYLIPLGGMVIGNSMNASSLTMLRIRDDLAGQRPKVEAALALGATSRQAVAPILKTALRGALVPLIDSTKTTGIIFLPGAMVGMIIAGADPLEAVRLQIVVLYMLLGSVSIAAMIVALLSYRSFFTARHQLRVVTRAGA; translated from the coding sequence GTGGGCACCGTCGTCGCCGCGCTGCCCACGCTGGGGCTGGTGGCCGTCGCGGTGGCTCTGAGCTACTACGAGAAGCTGGGCCTGGAGGGGGACATCGGGGTCGCTGTGGTCCGCTCCTTCGTCCAGCTCGCCGCGATCGGTTACGCCATCGATTACGTCTTCGGGTTAAAGAGTCTCGCGGCCGTCTCCCTTCTCCTGGCGGGGATGGTCCTCTTCGCCGCCCAGACCTCGGCGCGGCGGGCAAGGGACGTGCCACGGGCGTTCCTCGTGGTGGCTTTGGCCGTCGGGGTGGCGGCCGTGGCCACCCTGGGCTTGTTGCTCGCGCTCGGGATAGTGCCCGCTTCGGCCAGGTACCTCATTCCCCTCGGGGGGATGGTGATCGGCAACTCCATGAACGCTTCGAGTCTGACCATGCTCCGGATCCGGGACGATTTGGCCGGGCAGCGCCCGAAGGTTGAGGCCGCCCTCGCCCTCGGCGCCACGAGCCGTCAGGCCGTCGCCCCGATCCTCAAGACGGCGCTCAGGGGCGCCCTGGTGCCGTTGATAGACTCCACGAAGACGACGGGTATAATCTTCCTGCCCGGCGCCATGGTCGGCATGATCATAGCCGGCGCCGATCCCCTCGAAGCCGTCCGGCTCCAGATAGTCGTCCTCTACATGCTCCTCGGAAGCGTCTCGATCGCCGCCATGATCGTAGCCCTGCTCTCCTACCGCTCTTTCTTTACCGCCAGACACCAGCTTCGGGTCGTCACGCGCGCGGGCGCCTGA
- a CDS encoding universal stress protein → MSIFPTHILLATDGSEQADLAATVAADLAQSTGSRLHVVAVGRTFPTAVYETYVQKEHEELEREAREVLDEQVRKIEAAGGEVALTHLKMDERRDEAIVHLAEEIGAGMIVIGSRGFGGMKRALMGNVADSVVRHAHCPVLVVRPTHGASSPF, encoded by the coding sequence TTGAGCATCTTTCCTACGCACATCCTGCTTGCCACGGACGGTTCGGAGCAGGCGGACCTAGCGGCCACGGTGGCGGCCGACCTCGCGCAGAGCACGGGCTCGCGGCTTCACGTGGTCGCGGTCGGGCGCACGTTCCCCACGGCCGTCTACGAGACGTACGTCCAGAAGGAGCACGAGGAACTGGAACGCGAGGCCCGGGAGGTGCTGGACGAACAGGTGAGGAAGATCGAGGCGGCCGGCGGCGAGGTGGCGCTCACCCACCTGAAGATGGACGAGCGACGGGACGAGGCAATCGTCCACCTGGCCGAAGAGATAGGCGCCGGCATGATAGTCATTGGCAGTCGCGGGTTCGGGGGGATGAAGCGGGCCCTCATGGGCAACGTCGCCGACTCCGTCGTCCGCCACGCCCACTGCCCGGTCCTCGTCGTGCGCCCGACCCACGGCGCCAGCAGTCCTTTCTGA
- a CDS encoding SDR family oxidoreductase, with product MSEALRGRVVVVTGASSGIGAAVGRALADAGAKVALAARREEALREVRAGLGDGAETLVFPADVTDRGLVRKLVGRVEQDLGPVDALVNCAGVMYFTLMKNVREEEWDRTVDVNCKGTVNCVGAVLPGMLERGRGHIVTISSDAGRRVFPGLAVYSASKFFVEALSQGLRLETAGTGVKVTTIQPGNVATDLLELSGDEEALQQYGQPTGARVLDPEDVAASIVYALSQPDHVAVNEILVEPRDEPV from the coding sequence GTGAGTGAGGCTTTGCGTGGTCGGGTAGTCGTGGTGACGGGGGCGTCGAGCGGGATCGGGGCGGCCGTGGGACGGGCGCTGGCGGACGCGGGGGCGAAGGTGGCGCTCGCCGCCCGCCGCGAAGAAGCGCTGCGGGAGGTACGGGCCGGGCTCGGGGACGGTGCGGAGACCCTCGTCTTCCCCGCCGACGTGACGGACCGGGGGCTGGTTCGGAAGCTGGTGGGCCGCGTGGAGCAGGATCTCGGCCCCGTCGACGCGCTCGTCAACTGCGCCGGGGTTATGTACTTCACCCTCATGAAGAACGTCCGCGAGGAGGAGTGGGACCGGACGGTTGATGTCAACTGCAAGGGGACCGTCAACTGCGTCGGGGCCGTGCTGCCCGGGATGCTGGAGCGGGGCCGGGGCCACATAGTCACGATCTCCTCGGATGCAGGGCGCAGGGTGTTCCCCGGCCTCGCCGTCTACTCCGCGAGCAAGTTCTTCGTCGAGGCTCTCTCTCAGGGGTTGCGCCTGGAGACGGCAGGCACCGGCGTAAAGGTGACCACCATCCAGCCGGGCAACGTGGCGACGGACCTGCTCGAACTGAGTGGCGACGAAGAAGCCCTGCAGCAATACGGCCAGCCGACAGGGGCGCGGGTCCTCGACCCCGAAGACGTCGCCGCCTCGATCGTCTACGCGCTCTCGCAGCCGGACCACGTCGCCGTCAACGAGATACTCGTCGAGCCCAGGGACGAGCCGGTCTAG
- the cysC gene encoding adenylyl-sulfate kinase, with translation MQRNGAEEQRGFTLWFTGLSGAGKTTIAEIVERELRNRERPVEVLDGDIVRTNLSKGLTFSREDRNINVLRIGFVANLLTRAGVGVIVSAISPYKEARDQVRRRIVDFVEVFVDAPLEVCAERDVKGLYKKAMAGEIEQFTGVSDPYEAPPPRPRPQDERGDPEESARKVIEKLEFYGYLWTPSPDTEYNWSNR, from the coding sequence GTGCAGAGAAACGGAGCGGAGGAGCAGCGGGGGTTCACTTTGTGGTTCACGGGCCTTTCGGGGGCCGGGAAGACGACGATCGCGGAGATCGTCGAGCGCGAGCTTCGCAACAGGGAGAGGCCCGTAGAGGTGCTCGACGGGGACATCGTGAGGACGAACCTGTCCAAGGGGCTCACGTTCTCGCGCGAGGACAGGAACATAAACGTCTTGAGGATCGGGTTCGTCGCGAACCTCCTGACGCGGGCCGGGGTTGGTGTGATCGTCTCTGCCATCTCCCCCTACAAGGAGGCCCGCGACCAGGTAAGGCGCAGGATCGTGGACTTCGTCGAGGTCTTTGTCGACGCGCCCTTGGAGGTCTGCGCCGAGCGCGACGTGAAGGGCCTCTACAAGAAGGCGATGGCGGGTGAGATCGAGCAGTTCACCGGCGTCTCGGACCCCTACGAGGCCCCGCCGCCCCGACCTCGTCCTCAAGACGAACGAGGAGACCCCGAGGAGAGCGCGCGCAAGGTCATCGAGAAGCTCGAGTTCTACGGCTACCTATGGACTCCCTCTCCCGACACCGAATACAACTGGAGCAACAGATAG
- a CDS encoding DMT family transporter, giving the protein MTKSTPRTRGIVSEVSLFFAAVFVGMDFVSVKYALEGMPPLVLVPVRYVLAGSLLLALLRFSGRGAGIVWRDLPLLFGLGLVGVALNQIGYTAGLGLTSGSNGALIFATAPIWGLLLGVALHLERASWRSASGLGLAVTGVALIVGGGLGSPEASVAGDLLVCLSALSWGAYTVLSLPVLRRHDPLLVAGWTMLLGGAAVIPFALTGLYGLSDPLGSVNWVSVGPVSWTAVAYSTLLASGFAIAAWQTNVSRIGANKVLVYMYVVTLVGLVASIVLLGEGLGPGKILGASVILLGVYLARRA; this is encoded by the coding sequence TTGACCAAGAGCACGCCACGCACCAGGGGCATCGTCTCCGAGGTCTCGTTGTTCTTCGCCGCCGTCTTCGTTGGGATGGATTTCGTCTCCGTCAAATACGCCCTGGAAGGGATGCCGCCGCTGGTGCTCGTTCCGGTGAGGTACGTGCTGGCGGGATCGTTGCTGCTGGCCTTGCTGCGGTTCTCCGGGCGAGGGGCGGGGATCGTCTGGCGGGATCTTCCCCTGTTGTTCGGGCTCGGGCTCGTCGGCGTCGCCCTCAACCAGATCGGCTACACCGCGGGCCTCGGCCTCACGAGCGGCTCCAACGGCGCCCTGATCTTCGCCACAGCACCGATCTGGGGCCTCCTGCTCGGCGTCGCCCTCCACCTCGAAAGGGCCTCGTGGCGGAGCGCATCGGGCCTCGGCCTCGCCGTGACGGGCGTGGCCCTGATCGTCGGCGGGGGCCTCGGCTCCCCGGAGGCGTCCGTGGCGGGCGATCTCCTCGTCTGCCTGAGCGCCCTCTCCTGGGGCGCCTACACGGTTCTCTCCCTGCCCGTACTGCGCCGTCACGACCCGCTCCTCGTGGCGGGCTGGACGATGCTGCTCGGCGGCGCGGCCGTAATTCCTTTCGCGCTGACCGGGCTGTATGGCCTCTCCGATCCTCTAGGCTCCGTGAACTGGGTTTCGGTAGGCCCGGTCTCCTGGACAGCCGTCGCCTACTCGACGCTGCTCGCCAGCGGGTTCGCCATTGCGGCGTGGCAGACGAACGTCTCCAGGATCGGGGCCAACAAGGTCCTCGTCTACATGTACGTGGTGACCCTGGTCGGTCTGGTCGCCAGTATCGTGCTATTGGGAGAAGGTTTGGGGCCGGGCAAGATCCTGGGGGCATCCGTCATCTTGCTCGGCGTCTATCTCGCCCGGCGAGCCTGA
- the sat gene encoding sulfate adenylyltransferase, translating to MAPHGGRLVDRVVRTEERQERLREARALPKVALGARALSNLEMLSTGVFSPLEGFMDRETYDSVVEDMRLPDGTIWTLPVTLSVDEERAKNLPEDSEVALVDGEGAPVATMLLRERYRYDRGREARLVYRTDDQDHPGVAALYRRGDVLLGGEVTLLRPPDPGPFPRHYYTPQELRATFREKGWKRIVGFQTRQPIHRALEHIQKSALETVDGLLLNPIVGETRSGDIPADVRMRSYETILERYYPRDRTMLAVFPAAMRYAGPREAVFHALCRKNYGCTHFIVGRDHAGVGSFYGTYDAQHIFDEFDPGELGITPLFFEHAFFCRECYGMVSSKTCPHDPSSHVFLSEARLREMLERGEYPPPEFSRPEVVEVLIEGFRH from the coding sequence ATAGCGCCCCACGGGGGGCGGCTGGTCGACAGGGTCGTCCGGACGGAGGAGCGTCAGGAGCGTCTGCGGGAGGCGCGGGCGTTGCCGAAGGTGGCGCTCGGGGCGAGGGCGTTATCCAACCTGGAGATGCTCTCGACCGGCGTCTTCAGCCCTTTAGAAGGCTTCATGGACCGCGAGACCTACGACTCGGTTGTAGAGGACATGCGCCTTCCCGACGGGACCATCTGGACCCTGCCCGTCACGCTGAGCGTGGACGAGGAGCGGGCGAAGAACCTCCCTGAAGACTCGGAGGTAGCGCTCGTTGACGGCGAAGGCGCACCGGTCGCCACCATGCTCCTGCGCGAGCGCTACCGCTACGACAGGGGGCGCGAAGCCAGGCTCGTCTACAGGACGGACGACCAGGATCACCCCGGCGTTGCCGCGCTCTACCGTAGGGGAGACGTGCTGCTCGGCGGGGAGGTGACCCTGCTCCGGCCCCCGGACCCGGGCCCGTTCCCCCGCCACTACTACACGCCGCAAGAGCTGAGGGCGACCTTCCGGGAGAAGGGCTGGAAGCGCATCGTCGGCTTCCAGACCCGCCAGCCCATCCACCGCGCCCTGGAGCACATCCAGAAGAGCGCCCTGGAGACCGTGGACGGTCTCCTCCTCAACCCCATAGTCGGCGAGACGAGGTCGGGCGACATCCCGGCGGACGTGAGGATGCGCTCCTACGAGACCATCCTTGAGAGGTACTACCCGAGAGACAGGACCATGCTCGCCGTCTTCCCTGCCGCCATGCGCTACGCGGGCCCCAGGGAGGCGGTCTTCCACGCCCTCTGCCGCAAGAACTACGGCTGCACCCATTTCATAGTGGGCCGCGACCACGCGGGCGTCGGCAGCTTCTACGGCACCTACGACGCCCAGCACATCTTCGACGAGTTCGATCCGGGGGAGCTAGGCATAACCCCACTCTTCTTCGAGCACGCCTTCTTCTGCCGGGAGTGCTACGGCATGGTCTCGTCCAAGACCTGCCCCCACGATCCTTCGTCCCACGTCTTTCTCTCCGAAGCCCGGCTGCGCGAGATGTTAGAGCGCGGCGAGTACCCCCCGCCCGAGTTCTCCCGCCCCGAGGTCGTAGAGGTGCTTATTGAAGGTTTCAGGCATTAG
- a CDS encoding beta-class carbonic anhydrase, producing MGVTDDLLRNNEEYARGFDRGDLPLTPAKGVAVVACMDARLDVHGMLGLELGDAHVIRNAGGVITDDEIRSLMISQRLLGTTEVVLIHHTGCGMLTFSDDEVKDQIEADTGVRPPFSLESFGDLEGNVRESIDRIKSSPFIPNKASVRGFVYEVETGRLREVSAA from the coding sequence GTGGGCGTTACGGACGATTTGTTGAGGAACAACGAGGAGTATGCGCGGGGCTTTGATAGGGGGGATCTGCCGTTGACCCCGGCGAAAGGTGTCGCGGTGGTCGCTTGCATGGACGCGCGGCTGGACGTGCACGGGATGCTCGGGCTTGAGCTCGGGGACGCGCACGTTATTCGGAACGCCGGCGGGGTCATTACGGACGACGAGATCCGGTCCCTCATGATCAGCCAGCGCCTGCTCGGGACGACGGAGGTGGTCCTGATCCACCACACCGGCTGCGGGATGCTCACCTTCTCCGACGACGAGGTGAAGGACCAGATCGAGGCCGACACGGGCGTCAGGCCGCCCTTCTCCCTGGAGTCCTTCGGGGACCTCGAAGGGAACGTCCGCGAGTCCATCGACAGGATAAAGTCGAGCCCGTTCATACCCAACAAGGCCTCCGTGCGGGGCTTCGTCTATGAGGTCGAGACGGGCCGTCTGAGGGAGGTCTCCGCGGCTTGA
- a CDS encoding MBL fold metallo-hydrolase, producing the protein MGKDEQDYLFEQFRVERGCLGYLVADPETRWAALVDPELEMVEPMLNSVFEHGLKVIYVVDTHTHADHHSGARELKSKTIAKLVMHREAPASCVDIRVEDGDRLHLGGLPMKFLHTPGHAKDLVSVLLPGRILSADALLIGSCGRTDLPNGNAVREYHTLYYTYGSLPDDLLVFPGHDYKGREHSVLGEEKETNPKMNFEGEEEFVRYMERENPETLTPVYHLADALKANMA; encoded by the coding sequence GTGGGAAAAGACGAGCAGGACTACCTTTTCGAGCAATTCAGGGTCGAGCGGGGCTGCCTGGGCTACCTCGTCGCCGACCCCGAGACGCGGTGGGCGGCCCTCGTGGACCCCGAGTTGGAGATGGTCGAGCCGATGCTCAACTCCGTCTTCGAGCACGGCCTCAAGGTCATCTACGTCGTGGACACCCACACCCACGCCGACCACCACTCCGGGGCGCGGGAGCTCAAGTCCAAGACCATCGCGAAGCTCGTCATGCACAGGGAGGCGCCGGCGAGTTGCGTAGACATCAGGGTCGAGGACGGGGACAGGCTGCATCTGGGGGGGCTGCCCATGAAGTTCCTCCACACGCCGGGGCACGCAAAGGATCTGGTCTCCGTGCTCTTGCCGGGGAGGATACTTTCCGCGGACGCGCTCCTGATCGGGTCTTGCGGCCGGACCGACCTGCCGAACGGGAACGCGGTGCGCGAGTACCACACGCTCTATTACACCTACGGGTCGCTGCCGGACGACCTGCTAGTCTTCCCCGGCCACGACTACAAAGGCAGGGAGCACTCGGTCCTTGGCGAAGAGAAGGAGACCAACCCCAAGATGAACTTCGAGGGCGAGGAGGAGTTCGTGCGTTACATGGAGCGCGAAAACCCGGAGACGCTCACGCCCGTCTACCACCTCGCGGACGCCTTGAAGGCGAACATGGCGTAA
- a CDS encoding sulfite exporter TauE/SafE family protein translates to MRTFILLALAGLGAQLVDGSLGMAYGVSSTTLLLFVGVAPALASAAVHIAEVGTTAVSGISHASFGNVDWSKIVWMAVPGGIGAFAGAYLLVYASTAEATSGLVEPLVAIILFSLGVYVLSRFAFRRHERPVSVRPVSRKFLSPLGLVAGFLDAFGGGGWGPISTPTLLSSGRMEPRKVIGTVDTSEFVVALCASLGFLFSLSFAEIPWQVVGALFAGGIVAAPIAAWIVKKLPTRILGTAVGGVILLVNMQTFFEAIGLTGVMASIGYVLILGVWIAAIVFAISAIRRDRAIGAEGQPA, encoded by the coding sequence ATGAGGACTTTCATACTGTTGGCGCTGGCGGGGTTGGGGGCTCAGTTGGTTGACGGGTCGTTGGGGATGGCCTACGGGGTCTCTTCGACGACGCTGTTGTTGTTCGTGGGGGTTGCGCCGGCGTTGGCGTCCGCGGCCGTTCACATCGCCGAGGTCGGGACGACGGCTGTGTCGGGGATCTCGCACGCCTCGTTCGGCAACGTCGACTGGTCCAAGATCGTCTGGATGGCGGTTCCCGGCGGCATCGGGGCGTTCGCGGGGGCTTACCTCTTGGTCTACGCCTCCACCGCCGAGGCGACGTCCGGGCTGGTCGAGCCTCTGGTGGCGATCATCCTGTTCTCGCTCGGCGTCTACGTGCTCTCCCGCTTCGCCTTCAGGCGTCACGAGCGGCCCGTCAGCGTGAGGCCCGTCAGCCGCAAGTTCCTCTCTCCCCTCGGCCTCGTGGCCGGGTTCCTGGACGCCTTCGGCGGCGGCGGGTGGGGTCCGATCTCCACGCCCACCCTGCTCTCTTCGGGCCGGATGGAGCCGCGTAAGGTCATCGGGACCGTCGACACCAGCGAGTTCGTGGTCGCCCTGTGCGCCAGCCTCGGTTTCCTCTTCAGCCTGAGCTTCGCCGAGATACCGTGGCAGGTCGTCGGGGCGCTGTTCGCCGGCGGTATCGTTGCGGCCCCGATTGCGGCCTGGATCGTCAAGAAGCTTCCGACCCGCATCCTCGGCACGGCCGTCGGCGGCGTCATCCTGCTGGTCAACATGCAGACCTTCTTCGAGGCCATCGGCCTCACCGGGGTAATGGCCAGCATCGGCTACGTCCTGATCCTGGGCGTCTGGATCGCCGCCATAGTCTTCGCCATTTCGGCCATACGCCGCGACCGGGCCATCGGCGCGGAGGGGCAGCCGGCGTAG
- a CDS encoding 2-hydroxychromene-2-carboxylate isomerase, translated as MKAVEFYYDLVSPYSYLAYGEVTRMCRERGAELALRPMLLGAVHNATGIQAPIRIESKARYQAKDIRRWAEQYGLPIDFPDPFPFRTLKTMRAAMFLKDRGELEAFTREAFVLYWEEGGAPKGLEEADEDGPVTEVARRVGADPEEVLAGASTPEAKEALKAATSGAVERGVFGAPAFFVGDEMFWGNDRLHFVEAALGRG; from the coding sequence ATGAAGGCGGTCGAGTTTTACTATGACCTCGTGAGCCCGTATTCGTACCTGGCGTACGGCGAGGTGACGAGGATGTGCCGGGAGCGTGGGGCTGAGTTGGCGCTTAGGCCGATGCTGCTCGGGGCGGTCCACAACGCCACCGGCATCCAGGCCCCGATACGGATAGAGTCCAAGGCCCGCTACCAGGCGAAGGACATCCGGCGCTGGGCCGAGCAGTACGGCCTGCCGATCGACTTCCCGGACCCGTTCCCGTTTCGCACCCTGAAGACCATGCGCGCCGCGATGTTTTTGAAGGACCGGGGGGAGTTGGAGGCGTTTACCCGGGAGGCTTTCGTCCTGTACTGGGAAGAGGGCGGCGCGCCGAAGGGACTCGAGGAGGCGGACGAGGACGGGCCCGTCACCGAGGTGGCGCGCCGTGTGGGGGCCGATCCCGAAGAGGTCCTGGCCGGTGCCTCCACTCCCGAAGCGAAGGAGGCGCTCAAGGCCGCCACGTCGGGGGCGGTGGAGAGGGGCGTTTTCGGCGCCCCGGCGTTCTTCGTGGGGGACGAGATGTTCTGGGGCAACGACAGGCTCCACTTCGTCGAGGCGGCCCTCGGGAGGGGCTGA
- a CDS encoding 3-hydroxybutyrate dehydrogenase, whose protein sequence is MERDSTAPGHPAVDLDLKERSALVTGAASGIGRAVAERLARAGARVTVLDLDGEAAERVAGEVGGGALQADLSDYAALDALEFEADIVVNNAGLQHVAAIEEFPPERFSTILRIMLEAPFRIVRKALPGMYEKGWGRVINVSSVHGLRASPYKSAYVAAKHGLEGFSKTVALEGGPKGVTSNCVCPAYVRTPLVEGQISDQAKRHGIAEDEVIEKIMLTETAIKRLVEPEEVAEVAAFLCAPEASFINGASLTMDGGWTAR, encoded by the coding sequence GTGGAAAGGGATTCGACCGCGCCGGGGCACCCGGCAGTTGACCTGGACCTGAAGGAACGGAGCGCCCTGGTTACCGGCGCCGCAAGCGGCATAGGCCGGGCGGTGGCCGAGCGATTGGCCCGGGCAGGCGCCAGGGTGACGGTGCTCGACCTCGACGGCGAGGCCGCGGAGAGGGTGGCGGGGGAGGTCGGCGGCGGGGCGCTTCAGGCCGACCTGTCGGATTACGCGGCGCTCGACGCCCTGGAGTTCGAGGCGGACATCGTGGTCAACAACGCGGGGTTGCAGCACGTCGCGGCCATCGAGGAGTTCCCGCCCGAGAGGTTCTCCACGATCTTGAGGATCATGCTGGAGGCGCCGTTTCGGATAGTAAGGAAAGCCCTGCCCGGGATGTACGAGAAAGGCTGGGGACGGGTGATAAACGTGTCGTCGGTACACGGCCTGAGGGCTTCCCCCTACAAGTCCGCCTACGTGGCGGCCAAGCACGGGCTCGAGGGGTTCTCAAAGACCGTGGCGCTCGAAGGCGGGCCGAAAGGCGTTACGAGCAACTGCGTCTGTCCGGCTTACGTGAGGACGCCGCTGGTGGAGGGCCAGATCTCGGACCAGGCGAAGCGGCACGGGATCGCCGAAGACGAGGTAATAGAGAAGATCATGCTGACGGAGACCGCGATCAAACGCCTGGTCGAGCCCGAAGAGGTGGCCGAGGTGGCCGCCTTCCTGTGCGCTCCCGAGGCCTCGTTTATAAACGGCGCCTCGCTCACGATGGACGGCGGCTGGACGGCCCGGTAG
- a CDS encoding acetoacetate--CoA ligase, with protein MTETTEGTLLWEPSPGLRENSTMTHYMEWLERKKQLSFEDYAALWEWSVADIEGFWSSLWEFFDIQSSGSYEGVLGRREMPGAEWFPGAELNYAEHVFRNAREDGPALVHASELRPTGETSWRGLEEGAAAVAAGLKNMGVERGDRVVAYLPNIPEAVVSFLACASLGAVWSSASPDFGAGSVVDRFAQIEPKVLFACDGYRYGGKDFDRTDVVARLQEEIPTLQKTVLVPYLNEGANAADLDDAVLWDDLLASNEGAELTFERVPFDHPLWVLYSSGTTGLPKAIVHSQGGILLEHLKKVYLHIDLRPGDRFFWFTTTGWMMWNLLVGGLLAGATPVLYDGSPAHPDMNVLWKLAEETRMTHFGTSAGYLTGCMKAEIEPGRDFDLSALKGVGSTGSPLPPEGFGWVYEHVKKDLWLYSTSGGTDLCTAFVGGVPLLPVRAGELQARSLGAAVHAFDPDGKPVVGEVGEMVITGPMPSMPVFLWNDPEGERYRESYFDVYPGVWRHGDWILVKDHGGCVISGRSDSTINRGGVRMGTSEIYSAVEGVDEVADSLVVDIPKAGGESFMPLFVVLQEGVELDDDLKKKINKSIRERTSPRHVPNEIFAVPDIPKTLNGKKLEVPVKKILSGTPPDEAASRDSLGNPESLDRFAELSRNI; from the coding sequence ATGACCGAGACGACCGAAGGTACCCTCCTCTGGGAACCCTCGCCCGGGCTGCGCGAGAACTCGACCATGACCCACTACATGGAATGGCTCGAAAGGAAGAAGCAGCTCTCCTTCGAGGACTACGCCGCGCTCTGGGAATGGTCCGTGGCCGACATCGAAGGCTTCTGGTCGAGCCTCTGGGAGTTCTTCGACATCCAATCTTCCGGATCCTACGAAGGAGTGCTCGGACGGCGGGAGATGCCCGGAGCCGAGTGGTTCCCCGGGGCGGAGTTGAACTACGCCGAGCACGTCTTCCGCAACGCCAGAGAGGACGGTCCTGCCCTGGTTCACGCCTCCGAGCTTCGCCCGACGGGTGAGACGTCCTGGCGCGGGCTCGAAGAGGGGGCCGCCGCCGTCGCTGCGGGCCTGAAGAACATGGGCGTGGAACGAGGCGACCGGGTAGTGGCCTACCTGCCGAACATCCCCGAGGCGGTCGTCTCCTTCCTGGCGTGCGCCTCCCTTGGCGCCGTGTGGTCGAGTGCCTCGCCCGACTTCGGGGCCGGGAGCGTCGTCGACCGCTTCGCGCAGATAGAGCCGAAGGTCCTCTTCGCCTGCGACGGCTACCGCTACGGCGGCAAGGACTTCGACAGGACGGACGTCGTCGCCAGGCTGCAGGAAGAGATACCGACCCTCCAGAAGACGGTCCTCGTCCCCTACCTGAACGAAGGCGCGAACGCCGCGGACCTCGACGACGCCGTACTCTGGGACGATCTGCTGGCCTCGAACGAAGGGGCCGAACTCACCTTCGAGCGCGTCCCCTTCGACCATCCTTTGTGGGTCCTCTACTCCTCCGGGACGACCGGGCTGCCAAAGGCCATCGTCCACAGCCAGGGCGGCATCCTGCTCGAGCACCTGAAGAAGGTCTACCTTCACATAGACCTGCGTCCCGGCGACCGCTTCTTCTGGTTCACGACGACGGGCTGGATGATGTGGAACCTGCTGGTAGGAGGCCTGCTCGCCGGCGCGACCCCCGTCCTCTACGACGGCAGCCCCGCACACCCCGACATGAACGTACTCTGGAAGCTCGCAGAAGAGACGCGCATGACCCACTTCGGCACCAGCGCGGGCTACCTCACGGGTTGCATGAAGGCCGAAATAGAGCCGGGCCGGGACTTCGACCTCTCGGCGCTCAAGGGCGTCGGCTCGACGGGCTCGCCGCTCCCGCCCGAGGGCTTCGGGTGGGTCTACGAACACGTCAAGAAAGACCTCTGGCTCTACTCGACCAGCGGCGGGACGGACCTCTGCACGGCCTTCGTGGGCGGGGTGCCATTGCTGCCGGTGCGGGCCGGGGAGCTCCAGGCCCGGTCGCTCGGCGCCGCCGTCCACGCCTTCGACCCCGACGGGAAGCCCGTCGTGGGGGAGGTCGGGGAGATGGTGATAACCGGGCCGATGCCCTCGATGCCCGTGTTTCTCTGGAACGACCCCGAGGGGGAGCGGTACAGGGAAAGCTACTTCGACGTGTACCCGGGAGTGTGGCGTCACGGGGATTGGATCCTGGTAAAAGACCACGGCGGCTGCGTCATCTCCGGCCGCTCCGACTCGACCATAAACCGCGGCGGCGTCAGGATGGGCACTAGCGAGATCTACTCGGCCGTCGAAGGCGTCGATGAGGTCGCGGACAGCCTCGTCGTGGACATACCGAAAGCGGGCGGCGAGTCCTTCATGCCCCTCTTCGTCGTCCTGCAAGAAGGCGTTGAACTCGACGACGACCTCAAGAAGAAGATCAACAAGAGCATCCGCGAGCGGACCTCCCCGCGCCACGTGCCGAACGAGATCTTCGCCGTCCCGGACATCCCGAAGACCCTCAACGGCAAGAAGCTCGAGGTGCCCGTAAAGAAGATCCTCTCCGGCACCCCCCCAGACGAGGCCGCCAGCCGCGACTCTCTGGGCAACCCGGAGTCCCTGGACCGCTTCGCGGAGCTCTCGCGCAATATCTGA